The following nucleotide sequence is from Candidatus Methylomirabilota bacterium.
GGCCAGCTTGAAGCCCGAGCCGAGTTCGGTGAGCTCCTGCAAGGCGCGGAGTCGGCGCTGAGCCTGCTCGTCGACCCGGCCGTCGGCCGGCACCAGCAGACAGCAGTAGGCCTGCTGGCGCTCCCGCCCCACGCGCCCCCGCAGCTGGTAGAGCTGGGCCAGGCCGAAGCGGTCGGCGCGGTTGACGACGATCGTGTTCGACGCCGGGATGTCCAGCCCGGACTCGATGATCGCCGTCGAGACCAGCACGTCCGCCTGGCCGCTCACGAACTTGACCATGGCCGCCTCCAGCTCGCGCTCCCGCATCTGGCCGTGCGCCATCGCGATGCGGGCGTCGGGGACCAGCTGCTGGAGGAGGCGCGTCATCGAGGGCAGCGACTGGACGCGGTTGTGGACGAAGAAGACCTGCCCGCCGCGCGCGAGCTCGCGCTCCAGCGCCTCTTTGATGACCGCCTTGCTGAAGCGGCGGATCATCGTCTCCACCGGCAGCCGGTCGAGCGGCGGCGTCTCGATCACCGACATGTCGCGCACGCCCGAGAGCGACATGTAGAGCGTGCGCGGGATCGGCGTGGCGGTGAGCGCCAGGACGTCCACCGACGCCCGGAACTGCTTGAGCCGCTCCTTGTGGGCGACGCCGAACCGGTGCTCCTCGTCGATGATCAGCAGGCCCAGGTTCTTGAAGGTGACGTCCTTGGAGAGCAGCCGGTGGGTACCGATCACCACGTCCACGGCTCCGGTGCCCAGCCCCTCGATCACGACCTTCTGCTCCGCCGGCGCGCGGAAGCGCGACAGCAGCTCGACCCGAGCGGGAAATGGCGCGAACCGCTCGCTGAACGTCCCGAAGTGCTGCTGGGCCAGCACCGTCGTGGGCACCAGCACGGCGACCTGGGTGCCGTCGGCGACGGCCTTGAAGGCGGCGCGGAGTGCCACCTCGGTCTTGCCGTAGCCCACGTCGCCGGCGACCAGGCGGTCCATCGGGCGATCCGTCTCCATGTCGTGCTTGGCGTCTTCGATGGCGCGCAGCTGGTCGGGCGTCTCCTCGAAGCGGAAGGCGGCCTCGAACTCGCGTTGCCAGGGCGTGTCCAGGGAAAAGCCGTGGCCCTCGGCCACAACACGTCGCGCGTAGAGCTTCAGCAGCTCCTCGGCCATGTCCCGTAGGGCCGCGCGCACCGACTCCTTGACCCGCTGCCAGGACGCGCCGCCCAGGCGGTCCAGGCGGGCCGCGCCGGCGTCGCCGCCCAGGTACTTGGAGATGAGATCGAGCCGCTCGACCGGCAGGTAGAGCTGCTCCCCTTCCGCGTACTCGAGCAGCAGGAAGTCGCCCTCGCGGCCCCCGACGCTCATCGTCCTGAGCCCGAGATAGCGCCCGATACCGTGGTCCTCGTGAACGACGAGGTCACCGACTGCGAGGTCGGTGAAAGCGCCCAGGGGGGAGCCGCGCTGGAACCGAGGCCGCTTGAGCGTGCGGCGGCGGGCGCCAAAGATCTCCGTCTCGGTGAGCAGAATGAAGCCGAGGGCGGGGATGGAGAACCCGCTCCCGCACTCGCCCACGACGATCGCGAGCCCTTCGGGACCGTCGAGCATCGCCGTGGCCAGCGCCTCCAGGCCGTGCTCGTGGAGGATCTGGCGCAGGTGGTCGGCCTGGTGGGCGTCCGCGGCCACCAGGCGCACGCGGAAGCCCTCGCGGCGCCACCGCGCCAGCTCGTCGGCGAGCTGGGCGAACTTGCCGGAGTAGCGGCCGACCGCGTGCGTGTCGAGGGTGAACCCCGAAGGGCCGGACGCGCCGGCGACCAGCTCCAGCTCGATGCGCTGCCGCTCGCCGAGACGCTCGCCCAGCGACGGCCGGTCCGGCGCCTCCTCGGTGGGCTCGTCCAGGAGGCGCGGCGAGTCGATGACCACGGGCGCGGGCGCGGGCAGGTACTCGAGCAGGCTCGACGCCCCCGCCGCCTCGGCCGGGGCGCCGCCGGCGTCCAGGGGCAGGACGACCAGCTCGTCCAGGTGCGCCTGGGAGCGCTGGGCGGTCGGGTCGAAGAGTCGGATCGACTCGATCTCGTCGCCGAAGAACTCGAGCCGGGCCGGCGCCGGGTGGGTCGGCGTGAAGATGTCCACGATGCCGCCGCGCACGCTCCACTGCCCCACCTCCACCACGGTGTCGACGCGCTCGTAGCCGGCGTGCTGGAGCGCCTCGATGAGGAGCTCCCGGTCCAGGCTGTCGCCGACCGAGAATCGGAGGGTGCCGGCGCCGAACGCCGCCGGCGCCGGCAGCGGCACGTCCAGCGCGGCCGGCGTCGCCACGACGGCGATGGGCTCCCCCGCGAGCAGGCGCCGGCAGATGAGCGCGCGCTCGGCGTCGGCCTCGCGCTCGTGGCCGCCGCGCCAGAGACGCGGCTCCCGCTCGGCGAACTCGAGGGCGGGGGCGCCGAAGAACCTCAGATCCTGAGCCCAGTGATGGGCCTCCGCCAGGGACGCGGCCATCACCAGGGCGGGGCGGGGATGCGCGTGGAGCAACTCGGCGACGGCGAGCGCGCGGGCCGAGCCGGTGAGGCCGGCGACGCGCAGACAGACGACCCCCTCGGCGAAGGCTTTCGCCAGCTCGTCAAAGGGCGGCCACTGTCTCAACATCGAGCGAACGACCCCTACCCTACCACGACCCCCGGGCCTCGCTGCGACCGCGACGTCGGGAGGCGCCGCCGGCCGAGGCCCGTGACGTCGTGCGGCAGCACCGGTCGATGCCCGCGCGCTCGTCGGGCCCGGCCGGGGCCTCCGACGTCGTGCGGCAGCGCCGGTCGGGTGGCCCTCCGAGACCCGTGTCTCAGGGGACCGCCCCACCGAGAAGAGGGGCGCAACCTATCGCGCCGAAGCGTGGTCGAGGAAGGGCCCACCTGACCGGCGCTCACCGCGCGCCTTTCGCGAGGTAGAAGCTGAGAGTCTCCAGCTCGATCGACAGGTCCACGTCCTTGAGCCGGATGTCGCGGGGCACGCGGATGCGGACGGGCGCGAAGTTCAGGATCGCCTTGATGCCCGCGGCCACGAGCTGGTCCGTTACCACCTGCGCGCTCTCCGCCGGCACCGCCACGATCCCGATCTGGATGCCCCGCGCCTTGACCTCGCGGGCCAGCTCGCGGGCGGGGAGGACGGGGACGCCGTCGACCTCACGGTTGTATTTGGCGGGATCTTCGTCGAAGATCGCGCTGATCCGGAACCCCTGCCGGGCGAAGCCCTTGTAGTGGAAGAGCGCCGAGCCGAGATTGCCGAAGCCGACCAGCGCGACCGGCCACTCCCGATGGAGGCCCAGGATCTTCTGTAGCTCGGCCTTGAGGCCAGAGACGTAGTAGCCGATGCCGCGCACGCCGAACTCACCGAAGTACGCCAGGTCCTTGCGCACCTGCGCCGAGTTGAGGTTGAAGCGCTCGGCCAGCTCTTGGGACGAGACCGTCTTGACGCCGTCCTCCTCGAGCTGCAGCAGACAGCGCGTGTAGACGGAGAGACGCCGAATGGTCATCTCCGGGATCTTGGAGAAGCGATAGCTGGCGCGCCGGGGCATCCGGGTTCATGGCGGCGGGCGCGCGCTCGACGCCGCGCCCGCCGCCCTGGGCGTGCCTACTTGATCGGTTGCACGAACAGGAGAATCATCGCGACGACGAGGACGTAGATGGCCAGCGACTCGATCAGCGCCAGACCGATGATCATCGCGGTCTGAATACGCGCCGCCGCCCCCGGCTGGCGCGCCATCGCGTCGACGGCGGAGGCCACCGCGCGCCCCTGGCCGAGCCCGCAAAGACCCGCCGCCAGCGCCATGCCCAACCCAGCGGCGATCACGGCGAAGGGACCAATCCATCCGCCGCCGCCCCCGGCGGCTTCTGCGGCGGACGCGACACCCGGAATCCCGACGACTGCCAGACCCACCAGAATCAGTGAACGTGACACGACCTTCCTCCTCTCAGCGTGTTTGCTTCTGCTCGTGGTGATCCGCGTGGTGTTCGGTCTCTTCGATCGCTCCGGAGATGTACAGCATCGTCAGCATCACGAAGATGAATGCCTGGAGAACCGAGACGAGGATCTTGAGGGGGTAGAGAAACCCCACGGTGAAGGCGATCATGATGATGCCGCCCAGGCCCCCGACCAGGGCCCCGGCCGCGCTACCCGACAGCGCCCACCCGATCAGGCCGTCCAGCCCCATGAGAAAGAAGATGATGGCCAGCAGGATGTGCCCCCCCGTCATGTTGCCGAAGAGTCGCAAGGAGAGCGACAGCGGGCGGGCCAGGTGGCTGATCAGCTCGATCGGGATCATGAGCAGCTTGATGGGGACCATCCCCAGTGACCAGGGCATCGGACCCGCGAAGTGGTTCAGGTAGGTGCCGAGGCCCTGCTTGCGGATGCCGATGGCGTGGTAGGCGATGAAGACCGTCAGCGCGCAGGCCGCGGTCGTGTTGAGGTTGGCCGTCGGCCCGACCACGCCCGGCACGATCCCCAGGAGGTTCCCCATCAGGATGAACAGCCCCAGGGTGGCGATCAGCGGCAGGTAGCGACGGCCCTCGGGCCCCATGACGTCGTCGATCAGCCCGAGGAACTGCTCGAGCACGACCTCCAGGAAGTTCTGCAGCCCGCGGGGCACGAGCGCGAGGTTCCGCGAGGCCAGGAACGCCACCACCGTCAGCACGATCATCACCAGCCACGTATAGGTGACGTGGTCGGGAATGCCCGGCAGGCTGAAGATGGGCGGGTGCTCGATCGCCTCCATCGCTACTTCTCCGCCGTCTGCCGGGCGGCGTGAAGCCCCTCGAAGATCAGGGCGCCGGGGACGACGGT
It contains:
- the mfd gene encoding transcription-repair coupling factor; this encodes MLRQWPPFDELAKAFAEGVVCLRVAGLTGSARALAVAELLHAHPRPALVMAASLAEAHHWAQDLRFFGAPALEFAEREPRLWRGGHEREADAERALICRRLLAGEPIAVVATPAALDVPLPAPAAFGAGTLRFSVGDSLDRELLIEALQHAGYERVDTVVEVGQWSVRGGIVDIFTPTHPAPARLEFFGDEIESIRLFDPTAQRSQAHLDELVVLPLDAGGAPAEAAGASSLLEYLPAPAPVVIDSPRLLDEPTEEAPDRPSLGERLGERQRIELELVAGASGPSGFTLDTHAVGRYSGKFAQLADELARWRREGFRVRLVAADAHQADHLRQILHEHGLEALATAMLDGPEGLAIVVGECGSGFSIPALGFILLTETEIFGARRRTLKRPRFQRGSPLGAFTDLAVGDLVVHEDHGIGRYLGLRTMSVGGREGDFLLLEYAEGEQLYLPVERLDLISKYLGGDAGAARLDRLGGASWQRVKESVRAALRDMAEELLKLYARRVVAEGHGFSLDTPWQREFEAAFRFEETPDQLRAIEDAKHDMETDRPMDRLVAGDVGYGKTEVALRAAFKAVADGTQVAVLVPTTVLAQQHFGTFSERFAPFPARVELLSRFRAPAEQKVVIEGLGTGAVDVVIGTHRLLSKDVTFKNLGLLIIDEEHRFGVAHKERLKQFRASVDVLALTATPIPRTLYMSLSGVRDMSVIETPPLDRLPVETMIRRFSKAVIKEALERELARGGQVFFVHNRVQSLPSMTRLLQQLVPDARIAMAHGQMRERELEAAMVKFVSGQADVLVSTAIIESGLDIPASNTIVVNRADRFGLAQLYQLRGRVGRERQQAYCCLLVPADGRVDEQAQRRLRALQELTELGSGFKLALRDLEIRGAGNLLGAQQHGHIAAVGFDLYSKLLTEAVRELRGEPAATTVEPVVSVDVEGFLPEDYVPEVNQRLALYKRLAGAQADAEVADLRAELSDRFGPLPEPGQQLLDIVRIRVAARALGIERIEAGEGRALVTFAPATPVEPQRLVGAIQRSRGRLLMKREFTLEATIDRGEWPVVRDSLLHLLGELARP
- a CDS encoding redox-sensing transcriptional repressor Rex; translation: MPRRASYRFSKIPEMTIRRLSVYTRCLLQLEEDGVKTVSSQELAERFNLNSAQVRKDLAYFGEFGVRGIGYYVSGLKAELQKILGLHREWPVALVGFGNLGSALFHYKGFARQGFRISAIFDEDPAKYNREVDGVPVLPARELAREVKARGIQIGIVAVPAESAQVVTDQLVAAGIKAILNFAPVRIRVPRDIRLKDVDLSIELETLSFYLAKGAR
- the atpB gene encoding F0F1 ATP synthase subunit A; the encoded protein is MEAIEHPPIFSLPGIPDHVTYTWLVMIVLTVVAFLASRNLALVPRGLQNFLEVVLEQFLGLIDDVMGPEGRRYLPLIATLGLFILMGNLLGIVPGVVGPTANLNTTAACALTVFIAYHAIGIRKQGLGTYLNHFAGPMPWSLGMVPIKLLMIPIELISHLARPLSLSLRLFGNMTGGHILLAIIFFLMGLDGLIGWALSGSAAGALVGGLGGIIMIAFTVGFLYPLKILVSVLQAFIFVMLTMLYISGAIEETEHHADHHEQKQTR
- a CDS encoding ATP synthase F0 subunit C, with the translated sequence MSRSLILVGLAVVGIPGVASAAEAAGGGGGWIGPFAVIAAGLGMALAAGLCGLGQGRAVASAVDAMARQPGAAARIQTAMIIGLALIESLAIYVLVVAMILLFVQPIK